Within Syntrophorhabdus sp., the genomic segment AACGGGATGGCTCGTGGGTTCCACACCCTCGGTATCGAGGGCGTTCAGCGAGTCCATGTACTCGAGGATGCTGTCGATCTGCCGCGTATAGGCATCCACCTCCCCGGCGTCGAGATCAAGCCTCGCAAGATGCGCCACGTACTCAACAGTCTCTCGTGTTATCTTCATGTCAGTCCCCTCTCACGTTGCAGGTCGCAGGTCGCAAGTCACAAGTCACAGGTCGCAGGTCGCAGGTCACAAGTCACA encodes:
- the gatC gene encoding Asp-tRNA(Asn)/Glu-tRNA(Gln) amidotransferase subunit GatC — its product is MKITRETVEYVAHLARLDLDAGEVDAYTRQIDSILEYMDSLNALDTEGVEPTSHPVPVGCVMREDAVRDSFTAEESVGNAPARIDTFFKVPPIIEVEE